In a single window of the Actinomycetota bacterium genome:
- a CDS encoding LysM peptidoglycan-binding domain-containing protein gives MPVAIAPRQRDPLWTRVGIIVLVGVLVAPVAAALRGSSSAVSAESAGGAIAIVHPAGAASTPTSDAAAVVPTEAAAAAGTDAQAAAGSTPAEAAGAVEDLARATPAAAPSIDAVAEVAVPQQAEAERDDTCSLTYVVVAGDYWLGIAERAEVSGYELATANGVSLSDALYPGDVLCLPAGARYPVPPPPATTQPPGTPAPTAPPTTQAPPTTAAPPTTDPPSTTEPPTSYTADEVKDIIRYVWPDDQEQKAIDIAWRESNWKPWVYNGWCCYGLFQIYWNVHKSWLDEVGVYSSSDLLDPWLNSKAAYMLYQRSGNSWGPWGG, from the coding sequence GTGCCCGTCGCCATCGCCCCCCGCCAGCGTGATCCGCTGTGGACCAGGGTCGGCATCATCGTCCTCGTCGGCGTGCTGGTCGCGCCGGTTGCCGCCGCACTACGGGGATCGAGCAGCGCCGTCAGCGCCGAGTCCGCCGGTGGCGCGATCGCCATCGTGCATCCTGCTGGAGCGGCGTCGACGCCGACGTCTGACGCCGCGGCCGTCGTCCCCACCGAAGCCGCCGCCGCGGCGGGCACCGACGCGCAGGCCGCCGCCGGGTCGACCCCGGCCGAGGCTGCTGGCGCGGTCGAGGACCTCGCTCGTGCCACGCCCGCCGCCGCCCCCTCCATCGACGCGGTTGCCGAGGTGGCGGTGCCGCAGCAGGCTGAGGCCGAGCGCGACGACACCTGCTCGCTCACTTACGTCGTCGTCGCCGGCGATTACTGGCTCGGCATCGCCGAGCGGGCCGAGGTGTCCGGCTACGAGCTGGCCACCGCGAACGGCGTCTCCCTCTCCGACGCGCTGTACCCCGGCGACGTGCTCTGCCTGCCCGCGGGAGCCCGCTACCCGGTGCCCCCGCCGCCCGCCACCACGCAGCCGCCGGGGACGCCGGCGCCTACGGCGCCGCCGACCACGCAGGCACCTCCGACGACTGCCGCCCCGCCGACCACCGATCCACCGTCGACGACCGAGCCTCCGACCAGCTACACCGCCGACGAGGTGAAGGACATCATCCGCTACGTGTGGCCCGACGACCAGGAGCAGAAGGCGATCGACATCGCCTGGCGGGAGAGCAACTGGAAGCCGTGGGTGTACAACGGCTGGTGCTGCTACGGCCTGTTCCAGATCTACTGGAACGTCCACAAGAGCTGGCTCGACGAGGTGGGGGTGTACAGCTCGAGCGACCTGCTCGACCCGTGGCTCAACTCCAAGGCCGCCTACATGTTGTACCAGCGCTCCGGCAACAGCTGGGGCCCCTGGGGCGGCTAG
- a CDS encoding Hsp20/alpha crystallin family protein, producing the protein MATQKKGTSGSTPVPTEKAPAVRALPNSAVVRERWPWFIRDMIGRELWPLLGENLRLPGLLEDVAVEEVVRDGAWIVRAEAPGIDPAKDADITVHDGLLTLKIERRQESSEESGSTKRSEFRYGSFERTVALPKGVDEAAIRASYTNGILEIKVPLPKKAAAPKGTKVPITS; encoded by the coding sequence ATGGCGACGCAGAAGAAGGGAACGAGCGGGAGCACCCCCGTCCCGACCGAGAAGGCACCCGCTGTCCGGGCGCTGCCGAATTCGGCGGTCGTGCGTGAGCGCTGGCCGTGGTTCATCCGGGACATGATCGGCCGTGAGCTGTGGCCGTTGCTCGGTGAGAACCTGCGGCTGCCAGGTTTGTTGGAGGACGTCGCGGTCGAAGAGGTGGTGAGGGACGGCGCGTGGATCGTGCGGGCCGAGGCACCCGGCATCGACCCGGCCAAGGACGCCGACATCACGGTGCACGACGGCTTGCTGACCTTGAAGATCGAGCGCCGGCAGGAGTCGTCGGAGGAGAGCGGATCGACGAAGCGCTCCGAGTTCCGCTACGGCTCGTTCGAGCGCACGGTGGCACTGCCCAAGGGCGTCGACGAGGCCGCGATCAGGGCCTCGTACACGAACGGCATCCTGGAGATCAAGGTGCCGCTACCGAAGAAGGCCGCTGCACCAAAGGGCACCAAGGTCCCGATCACAAGCTGA
- a CDS encoding alpha-L-fucosidase, with translation MRGEGAVDLRAMKARPVPEWFPDAKLGIFVTWTPATVPAFAPLTDDPFALASAHGWEHALANTPYVEWYQNSLAIEGSPVQRHHGEHWPGVTYDDFVARFVEATEHWQPADWGELFHTCGARYVVLITKHHDGVTLWPSRTPNPYRTGWSTRRDCVSELAAEVRGRGMRFGVYYSGGLDWTFGGPPITSVEAMIAAIPQSEEYCAYADAHWRELIELVHPDMLWNDIAYPTAADAPQLFADFYRANPDGVVNDRFDLLGVHAGLAHADFVTPEYSSTAETPKRMFEVCRGIGRSFGYNAWEDEDDYLDPDELVRMFVDIVARGGNLLLDVGPTATGEIPTAQVRRLQALGWWLATNGEAIYATRPWTRSSGTTTEGLDVRYTSSGERVFAILLGTPPTREVELDVRPATGATVRVLGDRVDADWVPTDRGCRVTLPVPLAAAPAHTFAIERVAG, from the coding sequence ATGAGGGGCGAGGGCGCGGTGGACCTGAGGGCGATGAAGGCCAGACCGGTGCCGGAGTGGTTCCCCGACGCCAAGCTCGGCATCTTCGTCACCTGGACCCCGGCCACCGTGCCGGCGTTCGCTCCGCTCACCGACGACCCGTTCGCCTTGGCGAGTGCGCACGGTTGGGAACACGCCCTCGCCAACACTCCCTACGTCGAGTGGTACCAGAACTCGCTCGCCATCGAGGGCTCACCGGTGCAGCGCCATCACGGCGAGCACTGGCCCGGCGTCACCTACGACGACTTCGTGGCCCGCTTCGTAGAGGCGACCGAGCACTGGCAGCCGGCCGATTGGGGCGAGCTCTTCCACACCTGCGGTGCCCGCTACGTCGTGTTGATCACCAAGCACCACGACGGCGTGACGCTGTGGCCGAGCCGCACACCGAACCCGTACCGAACGGGCTGGTCTACGCGGCGCGACTGCGTCAGCGAGCTCGCCGCCGAAGTTCGCGGCCGCGGTATGCGCTTCGGCGTCTACTACTCGGGGGGACTCGACTGGACGTTCGGTGGCCCACCGATCACGTCGGTCGAAGCGATGATCGCCGCCATCCCGCAGTCGGAGGAGTACTGCGCGTACGCCGACGCGCACTGGCGCGAGCTGATCGAGCTCGTGCACCCCGACATGCTCTGGAACGACATCGCCTACCCGACCGCAGCGGACGCGCCCCAGCTGTTCGCCGACTTCTACCGCGCGAACCCCGACGGCGTGGTCAACGACCGCTTCGATCTTCTCGGCGTTCACGCCGGCCTCGCCCACGCGGACTTCGTCACCCCCGAGTACTCCTCCACCGCCGAGACGCCGAAGCGGATGTTCGAGGTGTGCAGAGGGATCGGTCGCAGCTTCGGCTACAACGCGTGGGAAGACGAGGACGACTACCTCGACCCCGACGAGCTGGTGCGGATGTTCGTCGACATCGTCGCCCGCGGCGGCAACCTGTTGCTCGACGTCGGGCCGACCGCCACCGGCGAGATCCCGACCGCCCAGGTGCGTCGCCTGCAGGCCCTCGGCTGGTGGCTGGCCACCAACGGCGAGGCGATCTACGCCACCCGGCCGTGGACGCGCTCGTCGGGTACCACCACCGAAGGGCTCGACGTGCGATACACGTCCTCGGGTGAGCGCGTGTTCGCGATCCTGCTCGGCACTCCCCCGACACGCGAGGTGGAGCTCGACGTGCGACCCGCAACCGGCGCCACCGTGCGCGTGCTCGGAGACCGTGTCGACGCCGATTGGGTGCCCACCGACCGCGGCTGCCGGGTGACGCTGCCCGTGCCACTTGCCGCCGCTCCCGCCCACACGTTCGCCATCGAGCGCGTCGCCGGCTGA
- a CDS encoding ATP-binding protein, translating into MTRNPFTPTFGVSPPRLAGRSDLLDEFAAALEDGPGAPGRMTLYTGARGTGKTVMLNEVEDLARQQGWRVISETATAGLVNRLVVEHLPALLAEIDPDGVTTRITGVTAPLGLGGATWERTEQHPTAPALRTQLTAACDLLAGTGTGLLLTLDELHHQVVAELREVATVLQHLVREEREIAFVGAGLPSAVSALLNDDVLTFLRRADRHSLGAVAFADVATAIVEPIESAERRISPELAVRAAEATGGYPFLIQLVGYHIWRRQPRHRDITEEDVEAGIVAARRRLGALVHEPALADLPGVSRTFLLAMAQDDGPSKMSDIASRLDVDANYASQYRLRLIAAELIEPAGHGRVTFTMPYLRDYLREHVAIDAQRGLPPGAAPSTVAGDG; encoded by the coding sequence GTGACGAGGAACCCGTTCACTCCGACGTTCGGCGTCTCACCACCACGCTTGGCTGGTCGGTCGGACCTGCTCGACGAGTTCGCCGCGGCCCTCGAGGACGGGCCGGGCGCTCCCGGACGCATGACGCTCTACACGGGGGCGCGGGGAACCGGCAAGACCGTGATGCTGAACGAGGTGGAGGACCTCGCCCGCCAGCAGGGATGGCGCGTGATCTCCGAGACCGCCACTGCCGGGTTGGTGAACCGGCTCGTCGTCGAGCACCTACCGGCACTGCTTGCCGAGATCGACCCGGACGGTGTGACGACCAGGATCACCGGCGTCACCGCACCGTTGGGGCTCGGCGGCGCGACGTGGGAGCGCACCGAACAGCACCCGACTGCGCCCGCGCTGCGCACGCAGCTCACCGCCGCGTGTGACCTCTTGGCAGGCACCGGTACGGGGCTACTGCTGACGCTCGACGAGCTGCACCACCAGGTGGTGGCCGAGCTGAGAGAAGTGGCGACGGTGCTGCAACACCTCGTGCGCGAAGAGCGCGAGATCGCTTTCGTCGGTGCCGGGTTGCCGTCGGCCGTGAGCGCGTTGTTGAACGACGACGTGCTGACGTTCCTGCGCCGGGCCGACCGACACTCGCTCGGCGCCGTCGCGTTCGCCGACGTGGCGACCGCGATCGTCGAGCCGATCGAAAGCGCCGAGCGTCGGATCTCGCCCGAGCTCGCGGTGCGCGCAGCCGAGGCGACCGGTGGCTATCCGTTCCTGATCCAGCTCGTCGGCTACCACATCTGGCGTCGGCAGCCTCGCCACCGCGACATCACCGAGGAAGATGTCGAAGCAGGCATCGTCGCCGCTCGCCGGCGTCTGGGGGCGCTGGTCCACGAACCGGCCCTTGCCGATCTCCCGGGCGTGTCCCGCACGTTCCTGCTGGCAATGGCGCAAGACGACGGGCCGTCGAAGATGAGCGACATCGCGTCCCGGCTCGACGTCGACGCCAACTACGCCAGCCAGTACCGCTTGCGATTGATCGCGGCCGAGCTGATCGAGCCAGCCGGCCATGGGCGAGTCACCTTCACCATGCCGTACCTGCGCGACTACCTGCGCGAGCACGTCGCGATAGACGCCCAACGCGGGCTGCCCCCGGGCGCAGCCCCGTCCACCGTGGCAGGCGATGGTTGA
- a CDS encoding murein L,D-transpeptidase translates to MRTPFSLALAGVVLFTGGALTAPAASAATPAAAPPVAATATAAPAAYNPLATSRRLVDTRRTAPLGPGGSITVQVTGAAPLAPAGSTAAVLNVTVVGPAGAGFWTVWPHGKTRPEASNLNIDELQMLSGASLAVPNLVTVPLPTAGAVDVYSSAGGQVIVDLLGYYAPAASAGPGRFQPLASPKRVLDTRAGALVGANSKREVRIPGAAGASAVALNVTAVSVTPGFWQLYPAGSPAPETSNLNSPPGWGAVVANQVIVPVDADGDLVVWSQSGGHLIIDLIGTYTGATAPVTSGGLFVAAATPTRVLDTRVPSLNPLPGDTRPLPGWSLEVGVASSPVIAGASASAVVLNVTINEALLQGYVAVTTAGANPPSATDRPTSTLNVQRSAQTVANHAIVPVSSRGFDVYTQGGGHLIADLAGYFTGGAASAQHGQRTNVDPTPAGCIGYPKMAVGQVVLGSSADAVRRVQVRLLELGFWHLGADGGYGLSTTQAVMAFQKWKGLPATTVVDDATAAALTTSLCRPRPGRTDGDWFEVDKRKQIAYVIRGGQALYIFNVSTGNGLTYDEEDQKNAGSRVIGTAVTPNGEFRTYREHDVARYEGSLGTLYRPKFVVGGVAVHGASKVPNYPASHGCIRVANPVMDLIWGANLLPLRSRVWIHE, encoded by the coding sequence GTGCGGACCCCCTTCTCGCTAGCACTCGCCGGAGTCGTCCTGTTCACCGGCGGGGCGCTGACCGCTCCTGCGGCCTCCGCGGCGACGCCGGCCGCAGCACCCCCGGTAGCGGCGACCGCGACTGCGGCCCCGGCCGCGTACAACCCCCTCGCCACCTCTCGACGTCTCGTCGACACGCGCCGCACGGCCCCCCTCGGCCCCGGCGGCAGCATCACCGTGCAAGTGACCGGCGCCGCGCCGCTTGCTCCCGCCGGATCGACGGCGGCAGTTCTGAACGTCACCGTGGTCGGCCCCGCGGGTGCCGGCTTCTGGACCGTCTGGCCGCACGGCAAGACCCGTCCGGAGGCCTCGAACCTCAACATCGACGAGCTGCAGATGCTGAGCGGCGCCTCGCTCGCCGTGCCCAACCTGGTCACGGTGCCGCTCCCGACCGCGGGGGCGGTCGACGTCTACTCCTCCGCCGGTGGTCAGGTGATCGTCGACCTGCTCGGCTACTACGCCCCGGCCGCGAGCGCAGGACCGGGTCGGTTCCAGCCGCTGGCCTCGCCAAAGCGCGTCCTCGACACACGCGCCGGTGCCCTGGTAGGCGCCAACTCCAAGCGAGAGGTGCGCATCCCCGGTGCCGCCGGCGCCAGCGCCGTCGCGCTGAACGTCACCGCCGTCTCCGTCACACCCGGCTTCTGGCAGCTCTACCCCGCCGGGTCGCCGGCCCCCGAGACGTCGAACCTCAACTCGCCCCCCGGCTGGGGCGCCGTCGTCGCGAACCAGGTGATCGTGCCCGTCGACGCCGACGGCGACCTGGTGGTGTGGTCGCAATCGGGCGGCCATCTGATCATCGACCTCATCGGCACGTACACCGGGGCCACGGCGCCCGTCACCAGCGGAGGGCTGTTCGTCGCCGCGGCGACACCGACGCGCGTGCTCGACACCCGAGTGCCTTCGCTCAACCCGCTGCCCGGCGACACCCGCCCGCTTCCGGGCTGGTCGCTCGAGGTCGGTGTCGCCTCGAGCCCCGTGATCGCCGGCGCGTCGGCGTCGGCAGTGGTGCTGAACGTCACCATCAACGAAGCGCTCCTGCAGGGATACGTGGCCGTCACCACGGCCGGCGCGAATCCACCCTCGGCCACCGACCGGCCCACCTCCACGCTCAACGTCCAACGCTCCGCCCAGACCGTGGCGAACCACGCCATCGTGCCCGTGTCGAGCCGCGGTTTCGACGTGTACACCCAAGGCGGCGGTCACCTCATTGCCGACCTCGCCGGGTACTTCACCGGCGGGGCCGCCTCGGCACAGCACGGCCAGCGCACCAACGTCGACCCGACGCCGGCGGGGTGCATCGGCTACCCGAAGATGGCCGTCGGCCAGGTGGTGTTGGGGTCGAGCGCCGACGCCGTCCGTCGCGTGCAGGTACGCCTGCTCGAGCTCGGCTTCTGGCACCTCGGCGCCGACGGCGGGTATGGGCTCAGCACCACACAGGCGGTGATGGCGTTCCAGAAGTGGAAGGGCCTGCCGGCGACCACAGTCGTCGACGACGCCACCGCGGCGGCCCTGACCACCAGCCTCTGCCGGCCCCGCCCCGGGCGCACGGACGGCGACTGGTTCGAAGTGGACAAGCGCAAGCAGATCGCGTACGTCATCCGCGGCGGCCAGGCGCTGTACATCTTCAACGTCTCCACCGGCAACGGCTTGACCTACGACGAGGAAGACCAGAAGAACGCCGGGTCGCGGGTGATCGGTACGGCGGTGACGCCGAACGGCGAGTTCCGCACGTACCGCGAGCACGACGTCGCCCGGTACGAGGGCAGCCTCGGCACGCTCTACCGGCCGAAGTTCGTCGTCGGCGGGGTCGCCGTGCACGGAGCCAGCAAGGTGCCCAACTACCCCGCCTCGCACGGCTGCATCCGCGTCGCCAACCCGGTGATGGACCTCATCTGGGGAGCGAACCTGCTGCCGCTGCGTTCACGGGTCTGGATCCACGAGTAG
- a CDS encoding alpha-L-fucosidase: protein MADPSAEQAAMLAQMQARSLPEWFPDAKLGIFVHWTAATVPAFAPLTDDPFALGREHGWEYAIANSPYVEWYQNSLAIEGSPVQRHHAEHWPGVTYDDFVARFVEANEHWQPETWGDLFASAGARYVVFVTKHHDGVTLWPSRTPNPHKAAWSTRRDCVSELAAEVRTRGLRFGVYYSGGLDWTFGGLPMTSVGTMIAAIPQTEEYCAYADAHWRELIELVDPDVLWNDIAYPSKANPFRLFADFYRAKPDGVVNDRFDVFGVQAGTAHADFVTPEYSSAEDTPTRMFEVTRGIGRSFGYNAWEGEADYLDPDELVRMFVDIVARGGNLLLNVGPTATGEIPTAQARRLQALGWWLAVNGEAIYATRPWTRVAGTTADGHDVRYTSSGERVFAIVLGTPPTREVELDVRPATGATVRVLGDRVDAEWVPTDRGCRVTLPVPLAPAPAHTFAVDRVAG from the coding sequence ATGGCAGACCCCTCGGCGGAGCAGGCGGCAATGCTGGCGCAGATGCAGGCTCGATCGCTGCCGGAGTGGTTCCCCGACGCCAAGCTCGGCATCTTCGTCCACTGGACCGCGGCCACCGTGCCGGCGTTCGCTCCGCTGACCGACGACCCGTTCGCGCTCGGCCGCGAGCATGGCTGGGAGTACGCGATCGCGAACTCCCCTTACGTCGAGTGGTACCAGAACTCGCTGGCGATCGAGGGCTCGCCGGTGCAGCGCCATCACGCCGAACACTGGCCCGGCGTCACCTACGACGACTTCGTGGCCCGCTTCGTCGAGGCGAACGAGCACTGGCAGCCGGAGACCTGGGGCGATCTCTTCGCATCTGCCGGTGCGCGCTACGTGGTGTTCGTCACCAAGCACCACGACGGGGTCACGCTGTGGCCGAGCCGCACTCCGAACCCGCACAAGGCCGCGTGGTCTACGCGGCGCGACTGCGTCAGCGAGCTCGCCGCCGAGGTCCGCACGCGCGGGCTGCGCTTCGGCGTCTACTACTCGGGCGGACTCGACTGGACCTTCGGCGGCCTGCCGATGACCTCGGTGGGGACGATGATCGCCGCCATCCCGCAGACGGAGGAGTACTGCGCGTACGCCGACGCGCACTGGCGCGAGCTGATCGAGCTCGTCGACCCGGACGTGTTGTGGAACGACATCGCCTACCCGTCGAAGGCGAACCCGTTCCGGCTGTTCGCCGACTTCTACCGCGCAAAGCCCGACGGCGTGGTCAACGACCGCTTCGACGTCTTCGGGGTGCAGGCGGGGACGGCGCACGCCGACTTCGTCACCCCGGAGTACTCCTCTGCCGAGGACACCCCGACGCGGATGTTCGAGGTGACGAGGGGGATCGGCCGCAGCTTCGGCTACAACGCGTGGGAGGGAGAGGCCGACTACCTGGATCCCGACGAACTGGTGCGGATGTTCGTCGACATCGTCGCCCGCGGCGGCAACCTGTTGCTGAACGTCGGGCCGACCGCCACCGGTGAGATCCCCACCGCTCAGGCACGACGGCTGCAAGCGCTCGGCTGGTGGCTGGCCGTCAACGGCGAGGCGATCTACGCCACCCGGCCTTGGACCCGTGTGGCGGGCACCACCGCCGACGGCCACGACGTGCGATACACCTCGTCGGGCGAGCGCGTGTTCGCGATCGTGCTCGGCACTCCCCCGACCCGTGAGGTGGAGCTCGACGTGCGACCCGCAACCGGCGCCACCGTGCGCGTGCTCGGAGACCGCGTCGACGCCGAGTGGGTGCCCACCGACCGCGGCTGCCGGGTGACGCTGCCCGTGCCGCTCGCCCCCGCACCCGCCCACACGTTCGCCGTCGACCGCGTAGCCGGCTGA
- a CDS encoding ABC-F family ATP-binding cassette domain-containing protein, translating to MGSIQVSHVGWRRPGGAELLRDVSFTVGNGDRAALVGANGVGKSTLLRLVAGELSPTSGTISVDGHVGVMRQLVGTAGATPDAPSTVRGLFVSLAPERIKIAAARLSAAEAVAATEPMAYADALAAWGDVGGYDHEVFWDACATRATGTAFRDVADRPLRKFSGGEQKRLALEVLLRGEFDVLLLDEPDNFLDVPAKRWLEAELAATAKTVLYVSHDRELLAATATRVITVEASGAWTHGGGFAGYHDARQAHLERREHNLSLYEDERSRLEGIVIEMRRRAKISDGFAPKLKAAESKLRQFLDKNEKPSTVREQRVEMRLRGARTGKRAIAVEQLSMHGLTDAFDAEIWYGERVAVLGGNGVGKSHFLRMLDGDDTVAHDGSVRLGAGVVPGLFHQSHEHPTWIGHTLTDILHRHDVVRGPGMAMLRRYELQGCADQPFETLSGGQQARFQILLLELSGATLLLLDEPTDNLDLVSAEALEAGLAGFKGTVVAVTHDRWFLRGFDRFLVFEDDCSVSDHLERPAAWC from the coding sequence GTGGGTTCGATCCAGGTGAGCCATGTCGGCTGGCGCCGCCCGGGAGGGGCGGAGCTGCTGCGCGACGTCAGCTTCACCGTCGGCAACGGCGACCGAGCTGCGCTCGTCGGCGCGAACGGCGTCGGCAAGTCCACCCTCTTGCGCCTGGTTGCCGGAGAGCTAAGCCCCACGTCGGGAACCATCTCGGTCGACGGTCACGTCGGCGTCATGCGCCAGCTCGTCGGCACCGCCGGCGCGACACCCGACGCCCCCTCGACGGTGCGCGGGCTCTTCGTGTCCCTCGCCCCCGAACGGATCAAGATCGCCGCCGCCCGCCTGAGCGCCGCCGAAGCGGTCGCCGCCACCGAACCGATGGCCTACGCCGACGCCCTCGCCGCATGGGGCGACGTCGGCGGCTACGACCACGAGGTCTTCTGGGACGCCTGCGCCACCCGCGCGACGGGCACCGCCTTCCGCGACGTCGCCGACCGCCCGTTGCGCAAGTTCTCCGGCGGCGAGCAGAAGCGGCTGGCCCTCGAGGTGTTGCTGCGCGGCGAGTTCGACGTGCTGTTGCTGGACGAACCGGACAACTTCTTGGACGTCCCGGCCAAGCGATGGCTGGAGGCCGAACTGGCGGCGACGGCGAAGACCGTGCTCTACGTGAGCCACGATCGTGAGCTGCTGGCAGCCACGGCGACGAGGGTGATCACGGTCGAGGCGAGTGGGGCGTGGACCCACGGCGGCGGGTTCGCCGGCTACCACGACGCTCGCCAGGCGCACCTCGAACGCCGCGAGCACAACCTGTCCCTCTACGAGGACGAGCGCTCGCGGCTGGAGGGCATCGTCATCGAGATGCGCAGGCGGGCAAAGATCTCCGACGGCTTCGCACCGAAGCTGAAGGCCGCCGAGAGCAAGCTGCGCCAGTTCCTCGACAAGAACGAGAAGCCTTCGACGGTGCGCGAGCAGCGGGTGGAGATGCGCCTGCGCGGCGCCCGCACCGGCAAGCGGGCGATCGCCGTCGAGCAACTCAGCATGCACGGCCTCACCGACGCCTTCGACGCCGAGATCTGGTACGGCGAGCGGGTGGCCGTGCTCGGCGGCAACGGTGTCGGCAAGAGCCACTTCCTGCGGATGCTCGACGGCGACGACACCGTCGCCCACGACGGTTCGGTGAGGCTCGGCGCCGGCGTGGTGCCTGGCCTCTTCCACCAGAGCCACGAGCATCCGACGTGGATCGGGCACACGCTGACCGACATCCTCCACCGTCACGATGTGGTGCGCGGGCCGGGCATGGCGATGCTGCGCCGGTACGAGTTGCAGGGTTGCGCCGACCAGCCGTTCGAGACGCTCTCGGGTGGTCAGCAGGCTCGGTTCCAGATCTTGCTGCTCGAGCTCTCCGGTGCCACGTTGCTGCTGCTCGACGAGCCGACCGACAACCTCGACCTCGTCTCCGCCGAGGCTCTCGAAGCCGGACTCGCCGGCTTCAAGGGCACCGTCGTCGCCGTCACCCACGATCGCTGGTTCCTGCGCGGCTTCGACCGCTTCTTGGTGTTCGAGGACGACTGCTCGGTCTCCGACCACCTGGAGCGCCCCGCCGCCTGGTGCTGA
- a CDS encoding cation transporter, with the protein MSLARAGERHRTRLTIAFALIATFFVVEAVAGVLTNSLALLSDAGHMLTDVIGLGMALAAIQLATRHALAARERDDPSSHTFGLYRLEILAAFVNSLLLIGVAAYVLVEAVRRLADEPEVLGGPMLIVAVLGLAVNLVAFVLLRDGANESLNVEGAYLEVVADTIGSLGVIVAALGMKVFGWGWIDPVIGALIGLWILPRAWRLGRQAVRILLQSAPPHVDIARMRDDLLAIPGVADVHDLHVWTLTSEMESVSAHLVTSGSVDHHGVLDQARVLMAETYGIEHGTFQVEPDSHTGCTDVDW; encoded by the coding sequence ATGTCGCTGGCACGCGCCGGCGAGCGGCACCGCACCCGGCTGACGATCGCGTTCGCCCTCATCGCCACGTTCTTCGTGGTGGAGGCCGTCGCCGGGGTGCTCACGAACTCGCTCGCGCTCCTCTCCGACGCCGGCCACATGCTCACCGACGTCATCGGGCTCGGCATGGCGTTGGCCGCCATCCAGCTCGCCACCCGTCACGCCCTCGCGGCCCGAGAGCGTGACGACCCGAGCAGCCACACGTTCGGGCTCTACCGGCTGGAGATCCTCGCCGCCTTCGTGAACTCCTTGCTCCTGATCGGTGTCGCCGCGTACGTGCTCGTCGAGGCGGTGAGGCGCCTGGCCGACGAACCCGAGGTGCTCGGCGGGCCGATGCTGATCGTCGCCGTGCTCGGCCTGGCCGTCAACCTGGTCGCGTTCGTGTTGCTGCGCGACGGCGCGAACGAGTCGCTGAACGTCGAGGGCGCGTACCTCGAGGTGGTCGCCGACACGATCGGGTCGCTCGGCGTGATCGTCGCGGCGCTCGGGATGAAGGTGTTCGGGTGGGGATGGATCGACCCCGTGATCGGCGCGCTGATCGGGCTGTGGATCCTGCCGCGCGCGTGGCGCCTGGGCCGCCAGGCGGTGCGCATCTTGTTGCAGTCCGCTCCCCCGCACGTCGACATCGCCCGGATGCGCGATGACCTGCTCGCCATCCCCGGTGTGGCCGACGTGCACGACCTGCACGTGTGGACGCTGACGTCGGAGATGGAGTCGGTATCGGCGCACCTGGTGACGAGCGGCTCGGTCGACCACCACGGAGTGCTCGACCAGGCGCGGGTCCTGATGGCCGAGACCTACGGCATCGAGCACGGCACGTTCCAGGTGGAGCCGGACTCGCACACAGGCTGCACCGACGTCGACTGGTGA
- a CDS encoding DUF1918 domain-containing protein, which yields MHAKVGDQVVVDHMELGHPPRKGEVLEVIGTGEAVHYRVRWDDGHESVFYPGPTTHTVHPGAGRD from the coding sequence ATCCATGCCAAGGTCGGTGACCAGGTCGTGGTCGACCACATGGAGCTCGGCCACCCGCCGCGCAAGGGCGAGGTGCTCGAGGTGATCGGCACTGGTGAGGCGGTGCACTACCGGGTCCGCTGGGACGACGGGCACGAGTCGGTGTTCTACCCCGGCCCGACGACGCACACGGTGCACCCCGGCGCCGGTCGCGACTAG